One Solanum lycopersicum chromosome 2, SLM_r2.1 genomic region harbors:
- the LOC101252141 gene encoding UDP-arabinopyranose mutase 1-like: MASAALKDELDIVIPTIRNLDFLEMWRPFFEQYHLIIVQDGDPSKTIKVPDGFDYELYNRNDINKILGPRSSCISFKDSACRCFGYMVSKKKYIYTIDDDCFVAKDPSGQDINALEQHIKNLLCPSTPNFFNTLYDPFREGADYVRGYPFSLREGVPTAVSHGLWLNIPDYDAPTQLVKPLERNTRYVDMVLTIPKGTLFPMCGMNLAFDRELIGPAMYFGLMGDGQPIGRYDDMWAGWCCKVICDHLGLGIKTGLPYIYHSKASNPFVNLKKEYLGIFWQEEIIPFFQSHIFSKDCTTVQKCYVELSKHVKEKLGKVDPYFVKLADAMVTWIEAWDMLNPPIKIPLMPLQNEAIKFYD, encoded by the exons ATGGCTTCTGCTGCTTTGAAAGATGAATTAGATATTGTGATACCAACAATTAGAAACTTGGATTTTTTGGAAATGTGGAGACCTTTTTTTGAACAATACCATCTTATCATTGTTCAAGATGGTGATCCTTCAAAGACCATTAAGGTCCCTGATGGTTTTGATTATGAACTTTACAATCGCAATGATATTAACAAGATCTTGGGTCCTAGATCCTCTTGCATTTCCTTTAAGGACTCGGCTTGTCGTTGCTTTGGTTACATGGTTTCTAAGAAGAAGTATATTTACACCATTGATGATGATTGCTTT GTTGCAAAGGACCCAAGTGGTCAAGACATCAATGCATTGGAGCAACACATAAAGAACCTTTTGTGTCCATCTACTCCCAATTTCTTCAACACACTTTACGATCCATTTAGGGAAGGTGCTGATTATGTGCGTGGATACCCTTTCAGCCTCCGAGAGGGCGTCCCAACCGCCGTCTCCCATGGCCTCTGGCTCAACATCCCTGATTACGATGCACCTACACAACTCGTCAAGCCTCTTGAGAGGAATACTAg GTATGTTGATATGGTGTTGACAATCCCAAAGGGTACCCTATTCCCAATGTGTGGTATGAATCTTGCATTTGATCGTGAGCTTATAGGCCCAGCAATGTACTTTGGACTCATGGGAGATGGACAGCCCATTGGACGTTACGATGATATGTGGGCTGGTTGGTGCTGCAAG GTAATTTGTGATCACTTGGGATTGGGAATCAAGACTGGATTACCCTACATATATCACAGCAAGGCTAGCAATCCCTTTGTGAATTTGAAGAAAGAGTACCTTGGTATTTTCTGGCAAGAAGAAATTATTCCTTTCTTCCAATCTCATATTTTCTCCAAAGATTGTACTACTGTCCAAAAATGCTACGTGGAACTGTCGAAACACGTCAAAGAAAAACTCGGGAAAGTTGACCCTTATTTTGTTAAGCTTGCAGATGCGATGGTTACATGGATTGAAGCTTGGGATATGCTTAACCCCCCAATAAAGATTCCGCTAATGCCTCTTCAAAATGAAGCtatcaaattttatgattaa